In the genome of Aedes aegypti strain LVP_AGWG chromosome 2, AaegL5.0 Primary Assembly, whole genome shotgun sequence, the window AGAGAACACGGTCTGTTATCTTGATTTTACTAtttatatagttttttttttgtttatttcctataaaaatattgttttcattCTCACCTAGTTATAAATGTAACAAAAGGAATTTTTGTCGTAAAGTTTAGTTTGGTTTGGTTTGTCTATGTAAGTTAAATAAAATTCGGTTCTTTATTTGTAGTACATATATAGCTTCTGTAGTGTTGCTAACGGTAAAGAAGAGTATgagcaaatatttgaaaaaaaaaattgttcaggAGATCAACACTATGAATTGGCACGAACGCTAGTCGGCGTAATGGACTATAATGTACAGTTCTGGTTAAACTGTACGAATATTTCCTCTTTGATTGAATTCTTGTATTTTCTGAATAACATAGACAGAAATAAGGGAAAGTTAATCAAACAACATTTACCAAAGGAGTAAATAGTGGATTCcttgtgtcaaaatatgaaTATAGGTAATTTTAACAATAACAACGTTTATGCTTAATCCGATTAAACAATTTGTTCGCTTACACATGTTCGTGTGTTGCATCAGCGGTAGAATTATGTTCTGAACTCGCGGAGGCCAACAAATTGGGTTGCAGTAGTTTCCACTCCCGTTTGAGTATGAGGCAAAACGTACAAAGATTGCAGAGCTCCAAAAGGCCTATAGGAATTGCATCTGGTTTGTCCTTTCTAAAGACCACGTGGGAGGTACAGACGCAAGCACTGCGTATGGTAGGAAACGTTTGCATTTTATTAAATGTTATACAAACAACATAAAACATTTAACAACAATCATATAAATTTTTATGGTTTTGTGCATCAACTGCGATTTTTTCTGTGTTTTACGGCCACGATGCCGTTGGTTTCATACAAAAGAGAGGAATTTTGTACACATTAACGTTACAAATCACACCTATGGATGTTACGGCTTTCGGTTTTTGTCCGCGTTGCTTCGTTTCTATTGGATACATTGGATGTTATGTGGTAGCGCCTACTATTTCTAATAAATCGTGTGAAATTCACTCGCGTGAAAAAAGAGTTGGTACGGGAATTTTGTCGGAGTCAATTTGATTCTATTGCAGCGGAACCAGTGAACAATACAAAATTGGACTTGAAACGTAAGGGTTTTGCTCGGTTGTTTGCCGCCATTTTGATACGTAGGTATGTATATAAAACGCTTAATGACAATCATTGACAACAATAATGGTGGACTGGTAACTCGGTGTTGCTTGCCTTCGTTAGGGTTTTGCGGAATAGGTTTACCATCGCTTGAAATTTATATTGTTACTCATTCCAGCGCGAAGCAATGTTTGATAAGATTATGAATAAGTTATTTTTTACAGAAAGTTTGAGAACTAACAAAGAATAGTATATGAGCTTTGGCTTCGGTTCACAGTTCAGTTACAGTCTGTTATTACATCGTAATGTATTTTAATGCTTTCTAGGATTTTCGTTTAAAAGATGTTTCTTGCAGTAGTTATCAAGTTAAAaatgttggtcattttgtttttttttgtctgaaGAATGAGTTAGAGTGATTCAGTTATGATAATCAAAGTGAGTTGACAAACTGCTATAATGCGTTCTTGGAATACTTTTCAATTGGTTTAAGGCCATTACGAAGGAGAGTCTACTGTTGTTGACTTGCTGCTGATGTTGGTTAAAAGTTGTATATGTATcttataaaattttcttttctcgCTATGTATCATGTTAGAAAATTACAAGCTTTGCTGAGAGACTTTTCATCCACAGAAGTAGTTTAAAAGCTGATTGTATAAAAATATGGGATTCTCTTAAAGATGATACAAAAGTTAACTTTCATTTCCATGTTTTCCCATGTATTGTAACTTTGAATCCCAAAATCACGCGTTTCTGTCTTTCTTCTAACGTTTCTCAATCCGAGCAAACAACACCGAGTTGGGTTtacattttttcatatataaattTCACATTCAACAAAGTAATAATTACCGTCTTTTAAAGACGTCTGTGACTGCATTACAACAATTAACCACTGTTCTTTCACTGTATCACACTTTGGTTTTATCTTTAACTActagtttttcaaattttcaaggtaATATGTAtaaatcttcatttttttcgCTATAAGAAGTCTATGTTAATCAAATTTACTTATTTCTTTTAAAGAATCTCTTCTTCACTGGTGTACGACCATAATAAACCTCtccttcaaaaaatatatagtaAGTAACAAATGGAATATGTATAAATGTATGATTTTCATCTCTTCTACTATAAGTATGGATGTGTACGTTTCATGTGTGTAAAAGTGTTCGCGTTTGGGTGTGTGAGAAAGGGGAAAGAGTGAATTCGGTAtgtttgtgtgtgtgtttttcaATGCCTATTAGGGTTATCTTATACTTAGAGATTCCGAAAGAAGTGTTCCACACATTCTTTGCAATTGGGATTAACTATTTGAGTTTTAGAACATGTCATCTTTTCTGGttttaatttacaattttttttcttcttgattTGATGATGGCGATGAGTTGACGAACGATTTTGGCTACGTTTTGCCGGCTTCTATTTAACAATTCAAATGAGAGGTGAGGGTTTTTATATCACTGTAACTGTAGAATCATCGTAACGTATAAAAGGGCGCCGGATTGAAATTCTCACCATATAGGATACATTAGAGATTACATTTCTCGTTACATTTTCGCCATTACATCTGTCTCAATACATATGCGTTAACCACTTTCTAACACACTAACGCCGAACAAAAAATGGCGAGCCGCGGAGTAGAAACAGAAACACAAACCGACGACCTGTTCACATTCACTATACAGCTAGTCGACTAATTACAGCGTTTCTTAACTTCTATAATGGAAAACATTTGGTTTTGTTCTTAAGGTTACCCAGGGATTGACTTCGAGCCTTCCGCAAACGATCACCGCCGGTCGAAACCGGGGCTGCAACCGTCGGTCGATTCGACTCTGAAGCTTTATGTTTATCTACCTTATTACTCTTGTTATCTACTACGGATACTACTTTGGCACTATCGTGTTGCGTTTTGAGTTGGTCCTCGGTATGTCTGGTTATCTTTATATCTTCCTCGTCTAGGTTGATGGGCTCTAGTTTCTGCATTGAGTAGCGAGTGGGTAGGTCGATCACAATAGGCGTCACAATCACGTCCAGGGGCCCCAGTTGAACTGCCTGCTGATCATCGTCTTCCTCTTCGCCGTATACAGGACTTCCAGAGTAGCTAGCGGCACGGGACTCCGTTTCGGCACGCGAAAACAACAGGTCGAATTCTTTGGTTATTTCGTTCGTGAAATCCGATATCGTGGGATCCATCGTGTACGGTTCTTCGTCCAGATCGATTATTGTATACTCACTCGTTGACGGATTTGGATTCTCCGTTTGAGCCATTTCTGAATTAGGTACTACAGTCTCTCGTGGTTCAGTTGGAGTTTTGCTGTCGGTTTCTTCCGCCAAATGAGTTTTCAGCAGCTCATTCATGGTTTCGTCCGAGAACGATCCATCAGGAGTTAACGTAAAGTCCTCGATGTTCCAGTTCTTGATTTGCTTAATCTCACCTGATCCATCATTTGCTCCATTTGCAAGCGTTTCTTCGAATATTTCACTTTTTAGCGATAGGCTTAGTCTCGACGTGCTACAGCTGTCTAGGTTAGCGTTTTTAACCGTATCAAATGCGTAGTCCGTCAAAGTGGATTTATTCAACGTACCACTGGAGTTACTTAACAATTCCAATGAGGCAGTGCGCTCCAGTGCCGTCAGACAATCCGACTTTAAGAAATACGGATCAAGCGACGAACTCCGCCCAGTATTGTCTAAATCACCTTTTGAGCTTAGGATGCTCTCTTTGGAGCATATCTTATAAATGGTCAGTGTATCCTGATCTCTACCCGTGTCGATCGGCTCCAGATCTTCTTCCGAGACCTCGAACTCATCATCGACGTTGTCGAACTCGTTATTACTATGGTGAAACAGGAAATCATGTATGATCAACTTCTTTGACTCATTCTGAGGCATCAAGTAGATCTCATCACAGTCAGAATCCATCGATGTGGCCATATCGATTTGCGGTGGTTGTAAACTCTCATCAATGATCGCTATTCCTCGTTCACAATGCTCTTcctcatcttcttcttcctcctcttcttcttctccctCTTCCTCCTCCTCCTCTTCTTCCTCCGTTTCCTCTTCATCTTCCATCACTTCCTCATGGTACTGATAGGCCTCCACTACAGTACCGTCCTCTCGCACCAGATTACCCTGGTAGTAAATATTCTCTATGCTAAGATTTTCTAAATCTTCCTCATAATACTGCTCATCGTACAGAAACTGATTGTAATCCTCCACCTCGTATTCGTCCTTCTGCTCTTCATCCGGATAGCATGTATCGTCATAACTGTCTTCATTCTCGTACAACGTATCGGTTCTGAAGGAGAATTTCGGTTCGCTTTTCTGTCGCAGTAGCTTGAAGTTTCGTCGCTTATACTTCCGTATCGCTCCCAGGCTACGGTTCGGATCGTACTGTCCCGAGTGCGGTCCTTCCTGACCGTCTCCCTGATCACCTCGCAGCGCTTCGTGTTTGTATAGCCCGCTGAAATCCTGGGAACAAAATTTCTCGTACAGTTCCATGGCGCTGAGCCGCACGCTCCCCGTCGTATTGTAGAATGCCTCTGAGAGTGGCGATGTACACGTAGTTTCCAGATTCAGGCACGCTGTGCTATTGTTTTTCAGCGACTTTTTCGAACCCTTGGTAGACTTGGTTCGGAAGTAGCTGATCTCGTTGTTGGATTTGGACTTGTTCGGGGAGGTTTTCCCATTGCCGTTAGTAGCGGCGTTGTTGCTTGTTGGGAATAGAAACTTCTTTCCTTTGAGGGTGAACACGTTGCTTTTCTTCGTACCGAAGAGGGAAGACTTGGAAGAGGTGATCGATACTTTGGACTGCGAGTGGTAGGATTTGACGGGCGATCGTATGGCTGGCTCTGTGGTTGTCTTTGCCGGTGAGGTTTTGCCTTCAAAGAAAATGGTCTCCTTGAAGTTTGGTTTATTCTTCTTGTCGTACAGAGCCGAAGTGCTGAAACGCTTGCACTTGAGCAGTTTGTTCATCTTTTTGAATCGGCCGAGATTTTTCTCGAAGATATGACCGAAGGAACCGTCCACCGAAGGGTGTTTGCTACCGTCCGACGAGGTTCCTAGCTCTAGCTCCGTCGGCCGGTCTGCGCTTCGTTTGGATTTCAGGTCCGTTTCGCTAGATTTTCGTGTGATGTTGGTTTCCGTACTCTTTGATCTTTCTTTCTCTTTCTTCGTATCTTCTTCAGGTCTAAGTGCTGGTTTTGCAGAGCTCCCACTTTCTTCTGGCTCCTGATCTTTCTCTTCGAAAATGTCAAACGTATTCTCGTAACTTTGATTTTTCCACGTGTTGTAGTCAGGTTGTTTCTTCCCCACCTCGTCTAGGGTATCGCTATCGCTTTTGTATTCTCGCTGGAGGTTGTTcttcaaatgcatcttgtaGTCGGCTTCCATTTGCTCCAACTCCATCGTGTCGGAGAACACCGTGTCGATTTCGTCCGTTGAAATGTTTTTCGAACTTTCGTCGGTCGATTTGTGCGTTTCCGAGGATGGATTGCTGCTACGGTACTCGGCGAACTCTCGCCGCTTCTCGTGTGTCGGTGTGTATTGCGAGCTCGACAGGCTCGATTCCTTCTCGTAGATGTtgcccttgaggaactccgaaTCGGTTCGGATGATCTTCTTGGACTTGCGCAGAATCGGTTTGCGCAACGGCGAGTGCGACTGGTTGAGCTTCATAGTTCTACTATCTTCTAATGATTTGTTCTTCGGAATTGTGTCGATCGTCTTTTGCGCGTTCTCGTTCAGCTCGGAATTGCTATTGGATTTGATAATCTTCTCTATGCTAGATTGAACACTCGATTCTTTAGTAATGTAGGAACCCGTACTTAGGCTTCGGCTTTTGGCGGCTTTcagttgctgttgctgttgttgcagCACCAGTGGATGATTGGGTGGCAGGTGATGATGAGGCGATAGGTGGATGATTTCGGTGTTTTGCTTCAACAGTGTTGGACCGTTACCCGGTCGGATAACGCCACTGAGCTGTTGTTGCTGTGGTGGATGATCGGTCGTATCGGTACCGGCATTGGTCAAAGGAGCTCCGAAGGTTGCCGTAGCTATGCATGGGACCAATCCGATACCGATACCACCGGCGGCACTACCTATGACAGTGGTAGAGACCTCGTCAACGGTTTGGGCAAACAGTTGGTTACCGATGATGCGTTCGTTCAGGTTCATCGTTTTCTGACTGAGTCGCGAGATTTCGTTGGTGATGTCGAACGTGCCGACGGTTTTGAGCCGGTCCAGCCGGCCGCGATTACACTTCCGCGGTGGATCATTACCACCTAGACTGTACAGGCGGCCTTTCTTCTTGCGTTCGAAAATCTTCCCGTTCTTGTCGATAACAAACTTTTTGTCGTCAAACGATTGACAGTGGTCGTAGGACTCTCCGCGTTGTAGTTTTCTGATTGACTTTTCCACGATTACACGACCTGCGTTCGATAGTTCTTTGGAGAGTTCGGAATTTGAGTACTCGGGGGTCAGCGGAATGCTTTTGCCCCGGCCAAATTCAATAAACCTGGAAAGAGATGAAGCTTGTGAGTAGGGGCCAGATACATTGAATACTGTGTTAGGGAAGatccaaatatgacgtccatcgatTTTCGGGATTTCAAgctcccccccctcccccttgtgtcacgctttttccaatacctacatGTACTGTCACACTTTTGTAGGCACCCCCCCTCCTCCCCTAAATggtggacgtcatttttggaagaacccCTATTGTAGATGAGAGCATGAACGTATGTAAAATGATTTTTAGCATAGATAAAGACATAATGTACCAGATCAACATTTAATGTAATAACCAATAGTTCTATTTGATAATGCATGTGAGTTCTAAGAGATATGAAGATTTGAGAAATTTGTATACAATAATATTTGTAAGAACTTAAAACTTGCGGAATTCGAAATTATCATTTAACATATGCACGACGGAAATATGATCGGTTTATGTCTGTTTGTATGAAGTATATGTATTTTTATACTTATATAGACATACATAGCGACCGTGacataatctaaatttaatgaaaaaaaaaaaataaataaaataaaatttttctccATTGACTTAAAAGGGAGGTCGAAGCACTCTTTTAAGATTTTAGTTTAAGTTACGCTAATGTGTGTCTCGTTACTAGGAGCGGCTCTTGTTTTATATTTCTTTACGAAAGACAGTGCTCGTGTTGCCACGTTTTTATTtgtgcttttcagcttagtgttttacgAGTCTTAAAAAAACAAGACACGGACACCAtttagccatttagctgcacagactgtaacttaacactagacaatggacGACGATGTCACGATGCGCTCATTGTCTGACGACAAATTTCTTTACAAATGTTTTTATAAATTCCtttatatattttcttgaattaCTTTTCAAATTACTTTTAAAACTCTTCCAGGAAAttgttcatatttttcaaatatcaacaaaaactaaaattttagaaaacaacgtttgaaaattagaactgacgtaacttttagctggaaggtcttgaggtttttcagtgagatgaatattgttatgatatgatgtcaaatctgatacacttagatttatttttgaatgggttacaatcattaatggatatattttcgggaatgcaatgaaaattttcaaaaatatttatttttatcacgttttttgcatgatgttcatttcaCCACCAAAAGCTGtttattttacccacatagtgcaggtaaaattaatatttgcatcgttttttgcaagcgataaaaatatgtgaaaatttagttaTTTCAGTCTGAATttatgtcgctgctatagataacatccctatttttgatgtggCGTGATAGAAGTATACAATttccacgttttttttttctttacggAACAAGATGGTATCCTTagtgtgttcattttaccatcccATCCCCTATTAACCAAgacatttctctagaaattatttctagtatTTGCTATGGAAATTTACAAGAGTTTCTCGAATAACTTCCAGTGGTGGAAAGGGTCGCATCATGAAGCAACTCTCACGAGTGTAAACCAGAGcaaaacaaacatcacagacttgCGAACAAACTTGGAGTGAGTTAGTTCGCACCGGCCTGTTCGGAAGAGCATACTAAAAGCAATAGTAAAACGTTCACGAACTTTTACTCGCGAGCAACTGGCTAAGGTGTGGATTATGGATTTGCCAGACATATTAAGTGTATATACATCAAATCTACAGTAAACTACCAGTTTGTAGCCAAAAACCTCTGAAAACCCGAAATCTTGGAGGGAAAATAGCTTTTCACAATAGCGCAATGGACTCTGAACAGCTTTGAAGAAGCTCCCGAATCCCTATAGCTTCGGTTACTCGAaagcacgacagatgcgagtaaatcagcaTTCTGATCCTCGCGagcattgaaatttgtttttgttccaattCAGCAAACATGTTCGTCTCGTTCCATCACTGATAACTGGTACAGTCAaacctctatgagtcgatatctgaaaggACCATCGAAGTATTGAGttatggaacagaaatgctttggaaatccGTTTGAAGGGTCTAtcgtacacagaaaaaaatatataaatttcaatgtagtgtaaactgaaCTCTActgtgaaaataaatcaaattcgtgtattgttacaGCAGAATGCTaacttaaatgaatatacattcaattttcaactgaaaacgcttgaatattacatgatcgtgtaaatttaaagtgaattggattgaaaaataatggtttGGTCGtttaaatttaggtttattttgatgctccaaatatgtgcatgaaaataaacttaaatttacaacatttttttagctgtgtagtaACCATGAATTTCTGATTTTagtatgattccatgagtcgatatcgagtcatgaaacatcgattcatggaggtttcactgtattcttTTTGAATTTGAACGAGGAAGAAATTACccaaggaattcttctagtgagTTATGAAGAAATTGTTCTGATTTGACAGCGATAACAaaatcttttttaatattttttcttagaaattcttctagacaATATTTCAATAACTTTTCAAGGACTTTTCCCAAACGATACTCGCGCGAATCAATTTCATGAACATTACAGCTTCAGATTAAATAACTATTGAGTTACTCTTTCAAATGAATGCTGAATAATTTGCTCCATTTCGCCCATGTTTATTTTAGAGGAACGTAAACTAACCCGTTTTTCAGCATGAATATCACATGATTCCAAAGATATAAGATATATATTTTATTGAgtcaaacaactttgtagaatataAGAAAGTGTCAAACACTCCTCCCAGACAaagataaaattaaaaaaaaaaactgtttttagggtttttttttattttctttattagtatcatcccaaacattacattcatttcttatatctaggtgttctgtgttattagagaacactatcatcctaatttagtaaaacaaatttaagtttttattaacattttgttagcaacatattacatttcatttgtctGGTTTTAAGGGATTATTCGCAAAAATGTCTCTCAACTCTTGAAATTAAATAGATAGAGCTGAAGTAGGTTCAACAAATTTCAGGCAGTAACATCACctacaacttttccgaaaacagaaagccatgctggaggagtctgggttcgattccctgtcggtctaggatcttttggtaatggaaattttcttgacttcccagggcatagagtatcatcgtacctgcaacacgatatacgactgcgaaaatggcaacttaggctaAGAaggcagttaataactgtggaagtgctcataagaacactaagctgagaagccggctctgtgccagtgaggacgtaatgccaataagaaaaagaaagtcctcactgccaaaggacgaagcctacgTGCCATCTGtggtagattgcaaaaaagtttggatattttttcttcattcttgCAAAGATTGAAATAGTTTTTGAGAACAGTTGTGGgaaatattctaatattttttggaaaaatagtgTTGGAATACCTAGCTAGCTGGGAATATGCTTAAATAACGTTTTAAGCTTTGACTGAAACGTTGTTTTAAATGATTTCTAGGATAGCTAAATTTTGTTAAAGCTAGTGCTGAAATATCGTGATGATGCGTGGATATAGAAAAAGTGACAAAAAGTGTAATAGAAACGAAACATAAATCAACTTaccaacaaattcaaaatattctaaattcaaataacaaaaacaaaaactccTGTAAAAAAAGGAAACTTtgagagaaaaatataaagacaACGTAAAATAATATAAACAATACCATATATCAAATTAAGTTAAAAAACTATAGAACTGATCACTTGACATTGAAACTTACCACAGATCATCGTGTAAATCGCATTCTCACTTCTTTTCCTTCAAGTCTTTATTCAAATAGTGTAGAACGTAGTGTAAAACTAAGTCGTAGCAGTATTTATACTCAGTCTGAAAAACAAGATGtggacacaaaaaaaaacgagagaAAAGCAATCAATTTTCATCGAAACCGTCCGTCGTCGTCATAACTGGATGCCATGGGAAAGGAAAACTGAAACTCACCATATTGTCCACTAGCTGAGGACGGTGCCTTCGGACGGTTTTGACCGCCTGGAAGACGTCCACCTCGCCGTGCTGAATGACCTGCTCGATGCACGCGTTTGCCGCACAGTACACTCCGGCTCGGCTGCGGCCATCCCTGTGGGTAAtggaaagaaaaaaagaaaaccgGGAATGAATGAAAAGTAACCAAGAGAGTTATGAGGAGTCTATCGAAAAGTAGACATTCAAAACAGTAGGGAGAGATCTCacattagggcccattcacaaatttcataacgctagagggggtgggtgggtgtcctagcgatgctacggcccatacaaaaattgaataacattcatacaaaaagcgttacaagggggtgggtgggtgcccaaaatggccaatttcagcgttatgaaataaatgaatgaacccttactGGACACTTAAGCCTCtaaattcatatttcaaaaaatattggttttatgtgatactcttacccatttatgataaatattatcgattttgtagcgtacaaacataaatttgaaaatataaatatgaattttgacattacattttgatgatgtgttCTAGTACCTAATTGGCCAATCATAAAAGGTGGcccccaataccggacacaatttGGAAATTACTCGATGTCTCGAGTATACATAATCGAATGTTTTGTACGTCCAACtcaatatttctgaaattattgagTATGTTATATGTAAATGTTTGCgattacttttcgatacactccttagtgATGCAATGGTTGGTAACGAAAATGGTTCGCGGTGCTGAACGCAGGCAAAGCAATGCAccaataattaaaactattaGGACAAAGTATTGTCGAGGGTGGGGACCGAGGGTCAAGAGAGcgtttgaattgtttttttccAATAGCTTTTTATTGAATCGGTCAATCAATCCGATTGGCGATACGGTTCCCTGAGTGGATTGTTAAGAGTTAGGGTAAAGTGAGATAAAGCTTTCTGATAAGAACTTAGAGCTTGATTAGTtttgttttcacatttttttcaattcctttGTCAGTAATAGACAAGACTATCATCGGaatttggtaaaattaaaaTGAGCTATTACAAACATTTTGTTAGCAATATATTACGTTTGCCATAGcagttcaaattttttacaggtgaaatGAATTCGCTTAATTATAAGGGAAAAAACGCTTTTTGAtaaacttaacctaactttacCTAAATATTTATAGCAATTATCGTGGCAATTCAAGACTGCAAcggtttttgttcaaaattattgaaagcTTCATTCGACATTTGCTGCAATGTTTCAACATGTTATATTCCGATCATGGATCGTGAGTAcgttaaaatttaataaatgcCACAATCGCTGAAATGGTTGAATTTTACCCAATTAAACACTAAAGAACAGTATtccataaaattcataaaaacgaATCTGTATAAATGCTAACGAGAAAAGATTAACAACTGCATACAAAATCTGACCGCTTCAAA includes:
- the LOC110676873 gene encoding uncharacterized protein LOC110676873 encodes the protein MNLNERIIGNQLFAQTVDEVSTTVIGSAAGGIGIGLVPCIATATFGAPLTNAGTDTTDHPPQQQQLSGVIRPGNGPTLLKQNTEIIHLSPHHHLPPNHPLVLQQQQQQLKAAKSRSLSTGSYITKESSVQSSIEKIIKSNSNSELNENAQKTIDTIPKNKSLEDSRTMKLNQSHSPLRKPILRKSKKIIRTDSEFLKGNIYEKESSLSSSQYTPTHEKRREFAEYRSSNPSSETHKSTDESSKNISTDEIDTVFSDTMELEQMEADYKMHLKNNLQREYKSDSDTLDEVGKKQPDYNTWKNQSYENTFDIFEEKDQEPEESGSSAKPALRPEEDTKKEKERSKSTETNITRKSSETDLKSKRSADRPTELELGTSSDGSKHPSVDGSFGHIFEKNLGRFKKMNKLLKCKRFSTSALYDKKNKPNFKETIFFEGKTSPAKTTTEPAIRSPVKSYHSQSKVSITSSKSSLFGTKKSNVFTLKGKKFLFPTSNNAATNGNGKTSPNKSKSNNEISYFRTKSTKGSKKSLKNNSTACLNLETTCTSPLSEAFYNTTGSVRLSAMELYEKFCSQDFSGLYKHEALRGDQGDGQEGPHSGQYDPNRSLGAIRKYKRRNFKLLRQKSEPKFSFRTDTLYENEDSYDDTCYPDEEQKDEYEVEDYNQFLYDEQYYEEDLENLSIENIYYQGNLVREDGTVVEAYQYHEEVMEDEEETEEEEEEEEEGEEEEEEEEDEEEHCERGIAIIDESLQPPQIDMATSMDSDCDEIYLMPQNESKKLIIHDFLFHHSNNEFDNVDDEFEVSEEDLEPIDTGRDQDTLTIYKICSKESILSSKGDLDNTGRSSSLDPYFLKSDCLTALERTASLELLSNSSGTLNKSTLTDYAFDTVKNANLDSCSTSRLSLSLKSEIFEETLANGANDGSGEIKQIKNWNIEDFTLTPDGSFSDETMNELLKTHLAEETDSKTPTEPRETVVPNSEMAQTENPNPSTSEYTIIDLDEEPYTMDPTISDFTNEITKEFDLLFSRAETESRAASYSGSPVYGEEEDDDQQAVQLGPLDVIVTPIVIDLPTRYSMQKLEPINLDEEDIKITRHTEDQLKTQHDSAKVVSVVDNKSNKVDKHKASESNRPTVAAPVSTGGDRLRKARSQSLGNLKNKTKCFPL